The DNA region TGACGGCCGTGCTGTCGGTGCTGAATTCGGGGCTGTACACCGCGTCCCGCATGCTGTTCGCGTTGCGCGGCAACGGCTGGGCGCCGAAATGGATCGCGGACACGAACCGGCGCGGTGTCCCGTGGAAGGCGATCCTGGTGTCCACTTCGGTCGGTTACGTGGCCGTGGTGATGAACTTCGTTTCCCCGGACAAGATCTTCTACTTCATCATCAACTCCGCCGGCGCGGTCGCGTTGTTCGTCTACGCGATCATCGCCGGCTCGCAGCTGCGGATGCGGCGCCGTCTGGAGACCGAAGCACCGGAACGGCTGAAACTGCGCATGTGGGGCTACCCGTGGCTGAGCCGGCTCACCCTCGCCGGGACATTGGCCGTGGTCGCGTCGATGTTGTTCGTGGACGCCGACACCCGAGCCCAGCTCTACCTGAGCCTGATCAGCCTGGCGGTGATCCTCGGCGTCTACTTCATCCAGCGCCGGCGATCCGGCCGAGAGCCCCGTAAAACACCTCTCCGATCTTCGCGGGATCACGGCTGAGGAACGCCTGGCCACCGGCGGGCGCGACGAGCTGCCGGAGTTCGGCCTCGTCGGCGTCCGGGCCGATCCCGATGGCGATCAACGGCACCGGGCGCTCCGGATCGCGCAACTTTCCCAGCTCCGCCACCAGGTTCTCGCGACTGATGCCGCCAGGATCGGTGTTGCGGCCGTCGGTCATCACGATGACCAGGTTCAGCTTTCCCCGCTCGAATTCCTGGTGTGCCAGCCGATGGACGTCGAGGATGCTGTCGTAGAGCCCGGTCTGCCCGTCCGGCACAGCGCGGACGGCACGTAACCGATCGACCGCCGTCAGCTGCTGCTTGACCGGGGCCATCGGCAGGATCTCGCGGTAGTCACGTTCACCGTCCATTTTGGTCGCGAAGGCCAGGAAACGGACCTGTGAGGCAGATTTGAACAAGTGCAACGCGTTCTCCGCCGCCTCCAGCGTGATCCGCAGACGGGACTTCCCGGTTCCCGGGACCGGCGCGCTCATCGAACCGGACACGTCGATCAGCACCTGGACCCGGGCGCTCGCGTTCACCGCGGCCCACTGGCGGAGCGCCTTGTCGACCTCGGCGGCGGCCGGGATCTCGGCACTGCGCTGCCCGTGCGCCTGGATGCGCTGATCGGTTTCGGCCGGCCGCAACGCTTGGCCGCCGGAGGCGCGCAGTTCGTACGGCGTGCCGGTCGCGGCGCCGTAGAGCAGAGCACGCTTCAGTTCCGCGACGGCCTCGGCTTGCCGCTGGGTCGCCCCCGCGATCTCGACGAACGGGTAGTCGAGCGCGGCGGCCGCGGGCGAGTACGCGGCCACCAGCGCTGTCTCGCCCTCGGAAAGCCCGGAATTGTGCCGCAGCACCGCGTTCTCCGACGCGGGGAACACCGTCGCACCGGCCGTGGTGGCGGAGAACTTCCGGAGCAAGGCGACGTACGCGGCCGCCGGATCCGGCGCGTCCTTCGCGACCTCGCGCAGCGCCAGCAACGCGGAGACCCCCACGGGATCACGCACCGGATCCGGCATTCCGGCGACGATCCCGGCGTGGCCCAGCACTTCCGGCCAGGTCGGCGATCTGCGGGGCCAGCCGAGTTCCCGCGCGACGGGTTCGGCGACCGCGAGCACCACGGGCGAGCTGGCGATCGACGGCCCGGAGGCGGGAACCCCGTTGGCGTGCCTCAGGAACAGCGTCGAAGACGGAATCCAGGCCTGGGGCTTGGGCGCGGTTCCGGACAGTTCCCGCGCCAGCTGGAGGGATTCCCTGGCCTGGACGTCGAACGTGACACACGCGAGATCGAGGGCGCGGGCGGCCCGCGTGACGGCCGGGGCGATGTCGGGCGACGCGGCGACGACCACCCGCTCGGGCTCGCAGCCGGGTTCGGATCGCGCCATGGCCACGACCACCCAGGTGGCCGCGCCGAGCACGGCCGCCAGCGCGAGCGCCAGCAGCGGCACCAGTATCCGTCTTCGGGTCCGGGTGGTGGCGTGGCGTCCCATCGGCTCTCCCGGCATGGGGCTCGAGGAGCGTCCGAGGGTACGCCGACAGCACCCCTAGGGGAAGGCTACGACTTTCGGCGTAGAGAAACCCTACCGAGGCGGGAGGTGCCCCGGCGCGGCTCGCGAAACACTTGCCCGGTAAGGAAAGCACTCGAAACCGGGGGAATTCGTGATGAACCGGCCCACTCGTGCGGAACAGCGCAAAGCCCGCAACGCCCTCTTCGGTCAGGCGATCACGGTCGCCTTCGCGCTGCTGCTCGCGTCACGCCTCGTGAGTGGCAAGGACGGTTAGAACCGTCTGTCTGAGTTCAGGACATGTCGGACAGTTGATGTTTCAGGACCTCACGGACACTGACCGGCCTGTCGGTGTGGTGACCAGGGCTTTCGTGGTGATCATGCGACGATGGGCAGTACAGGGTTTTCGATGGATCCTGAGTTCGTCGCCGCGGTCGCTCGGGCGGCCGCGGGCGAGAAGGTCAACGTGGCGCAGTTCTGCCGCGAGCACGGGGTGTCCCGGGACACGTTCTATCGGTATGTGACCCGGGTCCGGAACGAGGCGGCGAACGGGTTCATCCGCCGCAGCACCGCCCCGCACCACCGTCCCACCGCGTTCGGGCGGAGGTGGTCGAGGCGGTGCTGCGGGCCCGCAAGGAACTCGCGGACGAGGGCTGGGACAACGGGCCGATCTCGATCCGCTGGCGGCTGGAGAAGGCCGGGTTCATACCGTTGCCGTCGAAGTCGGCGATCTACCGGATCCTGCGCGAGCACGGCCAGATCGAACCGGAGCCCCGCAAGAGACCCCGCACGAGACGCCGGTTCGAGTACTCCGACCCGAACGGGTGCTGGCAGATCGACGGCATGGAGTACTACCTGGCCGACGGCCAGAAGGTCTGCATCATCCAGATCCTCGACGACCACTCCCGCCTCGACGTCGGCTCCTACGCCGCGAGCAGTGAGAACGGCACCGACACCTGGGCCGCGCTGCAACAGGCCTTCGCCGGCCACGGTCTACCGGTCAAAGTGTTGTCCGACAACGGATTGGCTTTCTCCGGAAAACACCGTGGGCAGATGGTCGAACTCGAACGCCACCTCGCCGAACACGGCGTCACCGCCATCGCCTCCAGGCCCTATCGCCCGCAAACCTGCGGCAAGAACGAACGCGTCCACCGAACCCTGCGGAAATGGCTCGCCGCCCGCCCACCGGCCGAGAACCTTGCCGTCCTGCAACAGCTTCTCGAGGACTACCGCCACATCTACAACAACCACCGGCGCCACCAAAGCCTCGACGGCCACACCCCACGGCAACGCTACGACGCCAGCCCCAAAGCCACCCCCGCCACCGGCCGCGAAGCCCCCAGCGGCCGCACTCAACGCACCGTCTCAGCCACCGGCGTCATCGCCTTCTCTGGCTGCTCCATCGTCCTGGGCCGAAACTGGACCGGACACACAGCCACCGTGTTCTGGCAAGGCGACCGCGTCACCATCATGATCGGCGACACCATCGCCCGCCAGCTCACCCTCAACCGAGCAGTACGCTACCAACCACTCAACAACAAACTGTCCGACAAGTCCTGAAACACATCTGTCCGTGAGGTCCTGAAACAGCACAGACGGTTAGAACCGTCCTCGCCACTCACGAGCTTTAAACGGGGATGACCGTCGGAACGATCATCGGGCGGCGCCGGTAGGTGTCGGCGACCCAGCGGCCGACGACCCGGCGCACGGCCTGCGCGATGCGATGCGTGTCGGTGATGCCCTCGGCCTCGGTCCTGGCGAGTTCCATCTCCACCATCGGGACCACGGCGTCGAGCGCCTTCGGGTCGTCGGAGAACCCGCGTCCGGACACCGTCGGCCGCGTCACCGCGCGGCCGGTGCTGGTGTCCACGGCGACGGTGATGGCGATGAAACCGCCCTCGCCGAGCACGAGCCGGTCGGACAGGGTCGACTCGCCGACGTCGCCGACCGAGAGGCCATCGACGTACACGTGCCCGACCTCGACCCGGCCGGTCCGCGTGGCCTTGCCGTCGACGAGGTCGACCACGACGCCGTCCTCGGCGATCACCACGTTCTCCGGGGCGACGCCGGTGCGCACGGCCAGCTCTCCGTTGGCGCGCAGGTGTTTCCACTCGCCGTGCACCGGCATGACGTTGCTGGGGCGCACCGCGTTGTACAGGTACAGCAGCTCGCCCGCCGACGCGTGCCCGGACACGTGCACCTTGGCGTTGCCCTGATGCACGACGTTCGCGCCGAGCCGGGTGAGGCCGTTGACGACCCCGAAGACCGCGGTCTCGTTGCCCGGGATCATCGAGCTGGCCAGCACGACGGTGTCGCCGGCGCGGATCGAGATCTGCCGGTGTTCGCCGCGCGCCATCCGCGACAGCGCCGACAGCGGCTCGCCCTGCGAACCGGTCGACACGAACAGCACCTTGCCTTCGGGCAGGTCACTGGCCTGGTCGAGGTTGACCAGCAGGCCGTCGGGCACGTTCAGCAGGCCGAGATCGGCCGCGATGCCCATGTTCCGGACCATCGACCGGCCGACGAACGCGACCCGGCGCCCGTGCCGCACGGCCGCGTCGAGCACCTGCTGGACCCGGTGCACGTGGCTCGCGAAACAGGCCACGATGACGCGCTGGCCGACCTTGCGGACGACGTCGTCGAGCACCGGGCCGATGTCGCGTTCCGGCATGACGAAACCGGGCACCTCGGCGTTGGTCGAGTCGACGCAGAACAGGTCCACGCCCTCGTCGCCGAGCCGGGAGAACCCGGCGAGGTCGGTCAGCCTGCCGTCGAGCGGGAGCTGGTCGAGCTTGATGTCGCCAGTGTGCAGCACGACCCCCGCGGGCGTGCGGATGGCCACCGCGAGCGCGTCCGGGATCGAGTGGTTGACCGCGAAGAACTCGAGGTCGAACTCGCCGACCTTGCGTCGCTCGCCCTCGCGGACCTCGATCAGGTTCGGCCGCTGGCGGTGCTCCTTGGCCTTGGCCGCGAGCAGCGCGTTCGTGAACCGCGAGCCGTAGATCTTCAGGTCCGGCACGAGCCGCAGCAGGAACGGGACGGCGCCGATGTGGTCCTCGTGCCCGTGGGTGAGGACGAGACCGTCGATGTCCTCGAGGCGGTCTTCGATCGCGCGGAAGTCGGGCAGGATCAGGTCGACGCCGGGCTGGTCGTCCTCGGGGAAGAGGACCCCGCAGTCGACGATCAGCAGACGGCCGCCGAACTCGAAGACGGTCATGTTGCGGCCGACTTCGCCGATCCCGCCGAGCGCGACCACGCGCAAGGCGCCTTCGGGCAGCGCGGGCGGTGGGGTGGTCGGTCCGGGTCCGGTTGGCAATGAACTCACCGAGGCATGGTCCCTACGCTGGTATGTGAGGTCGGCGCCGTGTAGGCCGCCGCTGAATCTGCTTGTGCCACTCGTGCACCATGCCAGTCACTGGCGGCGCTTTCCCCGAGCGGCACGCCCCCTTGGGCGAGATCGGCGGAAATCGCCTGGAGCTGTTCGTCGCTCGCGGCCACGATGGGCAGCCGCGGGTCGCCGATGTCGAATCCGCGCAGCTTGAGGGCCGCCTTCGAGAACGCGACCCCGCCGACGCGGGACATCGCCCGCAGGACCGGCAGCATGCCGCGGTGGTTGGTGCGCGCGGTGGAGGTGTCGCCGGACTCGTAGGCATCCATCATGCCGCGGATCCGGCCCGCCACGACGTGCCCGATCACGCTGACCACGCCCGCGCCGCCGACCGAGACCCACGGCAGGTTGAGGCCGTCGTCACCGGAGTAGTAGGCGAGCTGGGTGTTCGCGATGACCTCGGAGCCGGCGATCAGGTCGCCCTTGGCGTCCTTGACCGCGAGGATGCGCGGGTGCTCGGCCAGCCGCAGCAGCGTGTCGACCTCGATGGGGACGATCGAGCGCGGCGGGATGTCGTAGAGCATCACGGGCAGTTCGGTGGCGTCGGCGACCGTGGTGAAGTGCGCGTACAGCCCGGCCTGGCTGGGCCGCGAGTAGTACGGCGTGACGACGAGGATGCCGTGGGCGCCGGCCGCTTCGGCCTGCTTGGCCTGCTCGATGCTGTGCGCGGTGTTGTTGGTGCCCGCCCCGGCGACGATCGTCGCGCGATCGCCGACGGCTTCGACGACGGCGCGGACCAGCTCGGCCTTCTCGGCGTCGGTGGTGGTGGGGCTCTCCCCGGTCGTGCCGTTCACGACGAGACCGTCGTTGCCCAGTTCCACGAGGTGTTCGGCCAGCTCCTGCGCCCGCTTCAGGTCCAGCGCGCCGTCGGCGTCGAAGGGGGTGGCCATCGCGGTGAGCACGCGCCCGAACGGTCTTCCCGGCGCTGCGGTGGGTGGAGTGGACATGGTGTGAAGGTACCTCCTGCGAACGCCGGACCCCTTGCCGACGTGGTCGTTCCCGGGAATGCGGGAGATTTTCCGCGGCGAACGCGAACTCGGCGCAAACTCTCTGTGAGCTATTTGACCTTGGTCGTGATCTGAGAGGGGATCTGGCTCCCGTCGGTCTTGGCGAGCAGGCAGTAGTAGCCCCGCGAGTAGCTCGACGAATTCGAGTCGTTCTTGTCCACGGGCCGCTTCCACTCCGCCTCGGTCGGGACGACCGCCCGCCAGGTCAGCGAGGCCCGCTGCGCCGCGGGCACGACGTTCGAGTTGAAGGTCGCCGAGCAGGTCGCCTCGGCGATCCGGTTGACCGCTTCCGCTCCCGGGTACTCGGCGACCTGCGCGTCGTCGTCGCTGGAAGACTCGACTTCGAGCAGTGCCCGCTTGGCGAAGATCTCCAGCAGGTGATCCTTGTCGCAGCTGACCCCGTCGTTCAGGTTGATGCCCTCTTTGAGCGGCACGTTGTAGCAGTCCCCGGACGAACCGAGCTTGACCTGGCCGTTGATGCCGTACGTCAGCGTCGCCTGCGCCTGCGAACTCCCCTCGGGCGCGGCCATCCAGCGGCCGAGGAAGATCCCGCCGACGAGGGCGCCGATCACGGCGACCGCGGCAAGGCTGAGCCACAGCGGGCGCAGGTTGCGCTTCGCCGGAGCCGGGGCCGGGGCGAGCCGCGTCATCGGCTGGCCGGACTGCGGCATCATCGCCGTGCCACCCGAGGGCGGCGTCGGCTGGGCCTGCACGCCCTGTGCGGCCGCGAGCAGGCTGCGCACCTGGTCGTAGGACATCCGCGCCTCGGGTTTGGTGACCAGCAGGCCGAGGATCGCGGCGGCCAGCGGGCCCTGGACGCGGGTCAGGTACGGGGCCTCGGTCATGATCGCGTGCAGGGTCGCCGCGGTGGTCGACCGTTCGAACGCGACGATGCCTTCCGCGGCGAAGAACAGCGTCGTGCCCAGCGACCAGAGGTCGGATTCGGGCATCGCGTCGCGGCCCTCGACTCGCTCCGGCGCCATGAACGCGGGCGAGCCGACGATCATGCCGCTGGTGGTCAGGCGCGGGTCGTCGGCGGCGTGCGCGATGCCGAAGTCGGTGAGCTTCACCCGGCCGTCCGGCGCGACCATGATGTTCGCGGGTTTGACGTCGCGGTGCACGATCCCGGCGGCGTGCGCGGCCCGCAGCGCGGACAGCACCCGCTCCCCCACCAGCGCGATCTGCCGGGCGGGCAGCGGCCCGCGGTCGCGCACCAGGTCGGCCAGCGTCGGCGCCTCGACCAGCTCCATCACGATGAAGGTGGCGCCGTTCTCGGTGACGACGTCGTACACGGTGACGACGGCCGGGTCGTTGAGGCGGCCGCCGGAGCGGACCTCGCGCAGCATCCGCTCCGACAGCACCGAAGCGTCCTCGGGCGCGTTCGGGAACTTCAGCTCCTTGATCGCCACCTGACGGCCGATCACCTGGTCCTGCGCGCGCCAGACGATGCCCATCCCGCCGCGGCCGAGCTCGCCCAGCAGGGCGTATCGGCCGGCGACGATCCGCGCGCCGGAGGCCTGCTGGGTCTGCTGGGGCGGCCCGTACGGACGGGTCTGTTCGTCGGTCAAGGTTCGGTGCTCCTTCGGTTCGCGCAGGATGCTAACTCGGACCCGTTCGCGCTCCGAAAGGTTCCTTCTCCCGGCTGATGGATCAGACCGTGACCTCGTGCCCGGCCTCCCGGAGCGCCTTCACCGCGCGCTCCAGCTCGGCAGCCCGGACCAGCACGTGGTCGGTGTCGAAAGTGGACATCGAGAACAGCGCCACCCCGGCGGCGGCCAGCTCGCTGGACAGCGCCGCGATGACGCCGGTCAGCGTGAAGGCCAGCGGTCCGCGGACCGACAGCAGCCGCCAGCCGTCCTCGACGGTGGCCCCGGCCGGCGCGAGACCGGCCGGGCAGATCACCGACAGCTCCTCCGGCGTCCGCGTGAGGGAGATCAGCACGGGCTCGCCGGGGTCGAGCAGGTTCGCCGGAACCGGCGCGTCCGGGGCGAGGCGGGCGACCGCGTACTCGCCGGGCCGGACGTCGATCGCGAGGCGTCGCATCAGCCCTCGAGAACCTTCGGGCTGGACGCGACCTCGGTGCCGTCGGGCAGCGCGGAGATGGTGAAGTCCGCGAACACGTTGCCCGACGCCTTCTGCAGCTCGCGCAGGCACTCGATGGCGAGGGCGCGGATCTCGACGTCGGCGTGCTCGGTGGCGCGCATCGCGATGAAGTGCCGCCAGGCGCGGTAGTTGCCGGTGACCACGATGCGGGTCTCGGTCGCGTTCGGCAGCACGGCGCGGGCGGCCTGGCGGGCCTGCTTGCGGCGCAGGGTCGCGCTCGGCAC from Amycolatopsis sp. EV170708-02-1 includes:
- a CDS encoding VWA domain-containing protein, producing MGRHATTRTRRRILVPLLALALAAVLGAATWVVVAMARSEPGCEPERVVVAASPDIAPAVTRAARALDLACVTFDVQARESLQLARELSGTAPKPQAWIPSSTLFLRHANGVPASGPSIASSPVVLAVAEPVARELGWPRRSPTWPEVLGHAGIVAGMPDPVRDPVGVSALLALREVAKDAPDPAAAYVALLRKFSATTAGATVFPASENAVLRHNSGLSEGETALVAAYSPAAAALDYPFVEIAGATQRQAEAVAELKRALLYGAATGTPYELRASGGQALRPAETDQRIQAHGQRSAEIPAAAEVDKALRQWAAVNASARVQVLIDVSGSMSAPVPGTGKSRLRITLEAAENALHLFKSASQVRFLAFATKMDGERDYREILPMAPVKQQLTAVDRLRAVRAVPDGQTGLYDSILDVHRLAHQEFERGKLNLVIVMTDGRNTDPGGISRENLVAELGKLRDPERPVPLIAIGIGPDADEAELRQLVAPAGGQAFLSRDPAKIGEVFYGALGRIAGAG
- a CDS encoding integrase core domain-containing protein, with product MVEAVLRARKELADEGWDNGPISIRWRLEKAGFIPLPSKSAIYRILREHGQIEPEPRKRPRTRRRFEYSDPNGCWQIDGMEYYLADGQKVCIIQILDDHSRLDVGSYAASSENGTDTWAALQQAFAGHGLPVKVLSDNGLAFSGKHRGQMVELERHLAEHGVTAIASRPYRPQTCGKNERVHRTLRKWLAARPPAENLAVLQQLLEDYRHIYNNHRRHQSLDGHTPRQRYDASPKATPATGREAPSGRTQRTVSATGVIAFSGCSIVLGRNWTGHTATVFWQGDRVTIMIGDTIARQLTLNRAVRYQPLNNKLSDKS
- a CDS encoding ribonuclease J; the protein is MSSLPTGPGPTTPPPALPEGALRVVALGGIGEVGRNMTVFEFGGRLLIVDCGVLFPEDDQPGVDLILPDFRAIEDRLEDIDGLVLTHGHEDHIGAVPFLLRLVPDLKIYGSRFTNALLAAKAKEHRQRPNLIEVREGERRKVGEFDLEFFAVNHSIPDALAVAIRTPAGVVLHTGDIKLDQLPLDGRLTDLAGFSRLGDEGVDLFCVDSTNAEVPGFVMPERDIGPVLDDVVRKVGQRVIVACFASHVHRVQQVLDAAVRHGRRVAFVGRSMVRNMGIAADLGLLNVPDGLLVNLDQASDLPEGKVLFVSTGSQGEPLSALSRMARGEHRQISIRAGDTVVLASSMIPGNETAVFGVVNGLTRLGANVVHQGNAKVHVSGHASAGELLYLYNAVRPSNVMPVHGEWKHLRANGELAVRTGVAPENVVIAEDGVVVDLVDGKATRTGRVEVGHVYVDGLSVGDVGESTLSDRLVLGEGGFIAITVAVDTSTGRAVTRPTVSGRGFSDDPKALDAVVPMVEMELARTEAEGITDTHRIAQAVRRVVGRWVADTYRRRPMIVPTVIPV
- the dapA gene encoding 4-hydroxy-tetrahydrodipicolinate synthase, yielding MSTPPTAAPGRPFGRVLTAMATPFDADGALDLKRAQELAEHLVELGNDGLVVNGTTGESPTTTDAEKAELVRAVVEAVGDRATIVAGAGTNNTAHSIEQAKQAEAAGAHGILVVTPYYSRPSQAGLYAHFTTVADATELPVMLYDIPPRSIVPIEVDTLLRLAEHPRILAVKDAKGDLIAGSEVIANTQLAYYSGDDGLNLPWVSVGGAGVVSVIGHVVAGRIRGMMDAYESGDTSTARTNHRGMLPVLRAMSRVGGVAFSKAALKLRGFDIGDPRLPIVAASDEQLQAISADLAQGGVPLGESAASDWHGARVAQADSAAAYTAPTSHTSVGTMPR
- a CDS encoding serine/threonine-protein kinase, which translates into the protein MTDEQTRPYGPPQQTQQASGARIVAGRYALLGELGRGGMGIVWRAQDQVIGRQVAIKELKFPNAPEDASVLSERMLREVRSGGRLNDPAVVTVYDVVTENGATFIVMELVEAPTLADLVRDRGPLPARQIALVGERVLSALRAAHAAGIVHRDVKPANIMVAPDGRVKLTDFGIAHAADDPRLTTSGMIVGSPAFMAPERVEGRDAMPESDLWSLGTTLFFAAEGIVAFERSTTAATLHAIMTEAPYLTRVQGPLAAAILGLLVTKPEARMSYDQVRSLLAAAQGVQAQPTPPSGGTAMMPQSGQPMTRLAPAPAPAKRNLRPLWLSLAAVAVIGALVGGIFLGRWMAAPEGSSQAQATLTYGINGQVKLGSSGDCYNVPLKEGINLNDGVSCDKDHLLEIFAKRALLEVESSSDDDAQVAEYPGAEAVNRIAEATCSATFNSNVVPAAQRASLTWRAVVPTEAEWKRPVDKNDSNSSSYSRGYYCLLAKTDGSQIPSQITTKVK
- a CDS encoding ACT domain-containing protein: MRRLAIDVRPGEYAVARLAPDAPVPANLLDPGEPVLISLTRTPEELSVICPAGLAPAGATVEDGWRLLSVRGPLAFTLTGVIAALSSELAAAGVALFSMSTFDTDHVLVRAAELERAVKALREAGHEVTV